From Halostella salina, one genomic window encodes:
- a CDS encoding translation initiation factor IF-2 subunit gamma, whose translation MPGTHQQPEVNIGLVGHVDHGKTTLVQALSGEWTDQHSEEMKRGISIRLGYADATFRRCPEAEEPEAFTVEETCAEHDVETDVLRTVSFVDAPGHETLMATMLSGAAIMDGAVLVVSATDPVPQPQTAEHLSALDIIGIDNIVVAQNKVDLVDRERAEENYREIQEFVEGTVAEGAPIVPISAQQEVNVDLLIDAIEREIPTPDRDPDEDARMHVARSFDINRPGTEWGDLTGGVLGGSLVQGRLGADEEIEVRPGREVEEGGQSEYQPITTTIRSLQAGGETVDEVFPGGLLGVGTGLDPSLTKGDALAGQLAGPPGSLPPTWDSFTMDVDLLDRVVGDMEGGEVDDISTGEPLMMTIGTATTVGSVTSARDDECEVQLKRPVCAPEGAKIAINRRIGARWRLIGVGTLTG comes from the coding sequence ATGCCAGGAACACACCAACAACCGGAGGTGAACATCGGACTCGTCGGCCACGTCGACCACGGGAAGACAACGCTCGTGCAGGCGCTTTCCGGCGAGTGGACCGACCAGCATAGCGAGGAGATGAAACGCGGGATCTCCATCCGACTCGGCTACGCCGACGCGACGTTCCGTCGCTGTCCGGAGGCCGAGGAGCCCGAGGCGTTCACCGTCGAGGAGACGTGCGCCGAACACGACGTGGAGACGGACGTCCTCCGCACCGTCTCCTTCGTCGACGCGCCCGGCCACGAGACGCTGATGGCGACGATGCTGTCCGGCGCGGCGATCATGGACGGGGCGGTGCTCGTCGTGAGCGCGACCGACCCGGTGCCCCAGCCCCAGACCGCCGAACACCTGAGCGCGCTGGACATCATCGGCATCGACAACATCGTCGTCGCCCAGAACAAGGTCGACCTCGTCGACCGCGAGCGGGCCGAGGAGAACTACCGGGAGATACAGGAGTTCGTCGAGGGCACCGTCGCCGAGGGCGCGCCGATCGTCCCGATCAGCGCCCAGCAGGAGGTCAACGTCGACCTGCTCATCGACGCCATCGAGCGTGAGATCCCGACGCCCGACCGCGACCCCGACGAGGACGCCCGGATGCACGTCGCCCGGAGCTTCGACATCAACCGCCCCGGCACCGAGTGGGGCGACCTCACCGGCGGCGTGCTCGGCGGGAGCCTCGTGCAGGGCCGCCTGGGTGCCGACGAGGAGATCGAGGTCCGCCCCGGCCGGGAGGTCGAGGAGGGCGGCCAGTCCGAATACCAGCCGATCACGACCACGATCCGCTCGCTCCAGGCGGGCGGCGAGACGGTCGACGAGGTGTTCCCCGGCGGCCTGCTCGGCGTCGGCACCGGACTCGACCCGAGCCTCACGAAGGGCGACGCGCTGGCCGGCCAGCTCGCCGGTCCGCCCGGCTCGCTCCCGCCGACCTGGGATTCGTTCACCATGGACGTCGACCTGCTCGACCGCGTGGTCGGCGACATGGAGGGCGGCGAGGTCGACGACATCTCGACGGGCGAGCCGCTGATGATGACCATCGGCACGGCGACGACCGTCGGCTCCGTGACCAGCGCCCGCGACGACGAGTGCGAGGTCCAGCTGAAGCGACCGGTGTGCGCTCCCGAGGGCGCGAAGATAGCCATCAACCGCCGCATCGGCGCGCGCTGGCGGCTCATCGGCGTGGGGACGCTCACGGGGTAG
- a CDS encoding PIN domain-containing protein: MTTVALDTNALMMPVELDVRLFDELDRVLGGPRRIPAEDGEEPRPGGYEAVAPQAVAEELRKLSDTGGEEGIAASVGHDLATDRCLLVDTEASYADDAIVELAREGTADYVVTNDRPLRDRVLDADVPVIGLRGKHKLAVTQP; this comes from the coding sequence ATGACGACCGTCGCCCTCGACACCAACGCGCTCATGATGCCCGTCGAACTCGACGTGCGGCTGTTCGACGAACTCGACCGGGTGCTCGGCGGTCCGCGACGGATCCCCGCCGAGGACGGCGAGGAACCGCGACCCGGCGGCTACGAGGCCGTCGCGCCGCAGGCCGTCGCCGAGGAGCTCCGGAAGCTCTCGGACACCGGCGGCGAGGAGGGCATCGCGGCCAGCGTCGGACACGACCTGGCGACGGACCGCTGTCTGCTCGTCGACACCGAAGCATCGTACGCCGACGACGCCATCGTCGAACTCGCCCGCGAGGGCACCGCCGACTACGTCGTCACGAACGACCGGCCCCTGCGGGACCGCGTGCTCGACGCGGACGTGCCAGTAATTGGTTTAAGGGGCAAGCACAAACTCGCAGTCACTCAACCATAA
- a CDS encoding DNA-directed RNA polymerase has translation MYKRVRLKDTVEVPPEELADVTPQLVKRLLQDKLEGRMDEEVGSVVSVVNVHDIGEGSVLPNRPGVYYEAEFDAVTYDPQMQEVVDGNVVEVVEFGAFVGIGPVDGLLHVSQISDEFLAYDSENQTLASNESNRRLTVEDAVRARIVTKSIDERNPRDSKIGLTAKQVGLGKHGWLEEDRQQRQATTGE, from the coding sequence ATGTACAAACGGGTCAGGCTCAAGGACACCGTCGAAGTGCCGCCGGAGGAACTCGCAGACGTAACGCCACAGCTAGTCAAACGACTCCTGCAGGACAAACTGGAGGGTCGGATGGACGAGGAGGTGGGCAGCGTCGTCAGCGTCGTCAACGTCCACGACATCGGCGAGGGGAGCGTTCTCCCGAACCGTCCGGGGGTGTACTACGAGGCGGAGTTCGACGCCGTCACGTACGACCCCCAGATGCAGGAGGTCGTCGACGGCAACGTCGTCGAGGTCGTGGAGTTCGGCGCGTTCGTCGGGATCGGTCCCGTCGACGGGCTGCTCCACGTCTCCCAGATCTCCGACGAGTTCCTCGCGTACGACAGCGAGAACCAGACGCTCGCGTCGAACGAGTCCAACCGTCGGCTCACCGTCGAGGACGCCGTTCGCGCCCGCATCGTCACGAAAAGCATCGACGAGCGCAACCCCCGGGACAGCAAGATCGGGCTGACCGCGAAGCAGGTCGGTCTCGGCAAGCACGGCTGGCTCGAGGAGGACCGCCAGCAGCGTCAGGCGACGACGGGTGAGTGA
- the spt4 gene encoding transcription elongation factor subunit Spt4, producing the protein MAEDRLVCRECHRVVEPNVETCPSCGSSSLTEDWAGYVYIAHPEESQIAEEMEVTEPGAYALKVR; encoded by the coding sequence ATGGCCGAGGACCGCCTCGTCTGCCGCGAGTGCCACCGCGTCGTCGAACCGAACGTGGAGACCTGCCCCTCGTGTGGCTCCAGCAGCCTCACCGAGGACTGGGCCGGCTACGTGTACATCGCCCATCCCGAGGAGAGCCAGATCGCCGAGGAGATGGAAGTCACCGAGCCGGGCGCGTACGCCCTGAAGGTCCGCTAG
- a CDS encoding GTP-dependent dephospho-CoA kinase family protein, with translation MTADESDPILRLPDDLRGAFKDPFGPVETDPERVLADVTGPLVTVGDIVTYHFERVGRTPDVAVVDGRTKREAVDREVSETIREEHTVTVDNPAATLTEALLVALRDAIAADRPTTIVVDGEEDLATLPAVVVAPDGASVVYGQPDAGMVHIRVDDDTRAEFSDLLGRMDGDGERALELLA, from the coding sequence GTGACGGCCGACGAGTCCGACCCGATCCTGCGGCTCCCGGACGACCTCCGCGGCGCGTTCAAGGACCCGTTCGGCCCCGTCGAGACCGACCCGGAGCGCGTCCTCGCGGACGTGACCGGGCCGCTCGTCACCGTCGGCGACATCGTCACCTACCACTTCGAACGCGTCGGCCGCACCCCGGATGTCGCCGTCGTCGACGGCCGCACGAAGCGCGAGGCCGTCGACCGCGAGGTCAGCGAGACGATCCGCGAGGAGCACACGGTCACGGTCGACAACCCCGCCGCAACGCTGACCGAGGCCCTGCTCGTCGCGCTCCGGGACGCCATCGCGGCCGACCGCCCGACGACCATCGTCGTCGACGGCGAGGAGGACCTGGCGACCTTGCCGGCGGTCGTCGTCGCCCCTGACGGCGCGAGCGTCGTCTACGGCCAGCCGGACGCCGGGATGGTCCACATCCGCGTCGACGACGACACGCGGGCGGAGTTTTCCGACCTGCTCGGGCGGATGGACGGCGACGGCGAGCGGGCGCTGGAACTGCTGGCGTAG
- a CDS encoding nuclear transport factor 2 family protein → MQRRQYLGAATTTAAAGLAGCMDLGILGGNGPAAVVEQFYQALDDGDRGTANDLIHSESPQGEIGEQEMAQFESYDITVESTEVLDESDDTAEVEVELTLEADGESSTNTMTVELRTEGGDWKVYQ, encoded by the coding sequence ATGCAACGACGACAGTATCTCGGCGCGGCGACGACGACGGCGGCCGCCGGGCTGGCCGGCTGCATGGACCTGGGGATCCTCGGGGGCAACGGACCGGCGGCCGTCGTCGAGCAGTTCTACCAGGCGCTCGACGACGGCGACCGGGGGACCGCGAACGACCTCATCCACTCGGAGTCGCCGCAGGGCGAGATCGGCGAACAGGAGATGGCACAGTTCGAGAGCTACGACATCACGGTCGAGAGTACGGAAGTCCTCGACGAGTCGGACGACACGGCCGAGGTCGAGGTCGAACTGACGCTCGAAGCCGACGGCGAATCGTCGACAAACACGATGACCGTCGAACTCCGGACCGAGGGCGGCGACTGGAAGGTGTACCAGTAG
- a CDS encoding 30S ribosomal protein S24e codes for MDVDIIDEDENPMLHRTDVTFELTHDEATPSRLSVRDSLAAKLNKDAEEVVVRKLDTKFGMRKTVGEAKVYETADHARDVEQDYMLERNKIVADEDAAEEAEEA; via the coding sequence ATGGATGTCGACATCATCGACGAGGACGAGAACCCGATGTTGCACCGGACCGACGTCACGTTCGAACTGACCCACGACGAGGCCACCCCCTCCCGGCTCTCCGTCCGCGACAGCCTCGCGGCGAAGCTGAACAAGGACGCCGAGGAGGTCGTCGTCCGCAAGCTCGACACGAAGTTCGGGATGCGGAAGACGGTCGGCGAGGCGAAGGTGTACGAGACCGCCGACCACGCCCGCGACGTCGAGCAGGACTACATGCTCGAACGGAACAAGATCGTCGCCGACGAGGACGCAGCCGAGGAGGCGGAGGAGGCGTAA
- a CDS encoding 30S ribosomal protein S27ae translates to MARHELYEDDGTSEREMCPRCGDTFLADHGDRLHCGRCDYTEWE, encoded by the coding sequence ATGGCCCGACACGAACTCTACGAGGACGACGGCACGAGCGAACGCGAGATGTGCCCGCGCTGTGGCGACACGTTCCTCGCCGACCACGGCGACCGCCTGCACTGCGGTCGCTGTGACTACACCGAGTGGGAGTGA
- a CDS encoding bifunctional N(6)-L-threonylcarbamoyladenine synthase/serine/threonine protein kinase, translating into MSSDTRVLGIEGTAWAASAAVHDAGDGTTHIETDAYQPESGGIDPSEAAEHMAKSIPEVIERALSHAEGPIDAVAFSRGPGLGPCLRTVGTAARTLAQSLDVPLVGVNHMVAHLEIGRHQSGFDSPVCLNASGANAHVLGFHNGRYRVLGETMDTGVGNAIDKFTRHLGWSHPGGPKVEQRAEGGEYIDLPYVVKGMDFSFSGIMSAAKQAVDDDVPVEDVCFSLQENVFAMLTEVAERALSLTGSDELVLGGGVGQNDRLRAMLAEMCEARGAKFYAPEPRFLRDNAGMIATLGATMYEAGDTIAVEDSRVLPDFRPDQVPVTWRADESVRRRPPEGRERQGAEAVVEVGSARTTKRRVPKPYRHGDLDDRLRRDRTVLEARLTSAARRQGVPTPVVRDVDLREGTLALETVGDADLGAALSAARVRDVGRHLAALHGAGFVHGDPTTRNVRVADDRTYLIDFGLGYYTDDAEDYAMDLHVFEQSLDGTADDPGPLREAFEAAYADRGDDAVLDRLRAVEGRGRYQ; encoded by the coding sequence GTGAGTAGCGACACCCGCGTGCTCGGCATCGAGGGGACCGCCTGGGCGGCCAGCGCCGCGGTCCACGACGCCGGGGACGGGACGACTCACATCGAGACCGACGCCTACCAGCCCGAGAGCGGCGGCATCGACCCGAGCGAGGCGGCCGAGCACATGGCCAAGTCGATCCCCGAGGTGATCGAGCGGGCGCTTTCCCACGCCGAGGGCCCCATCGACGCCGTCGCGTTCTCCCGCGGGCCGGGGCTGGGACCGTGCTTGCGGACCGTCGGGACCGCCGCCCGCACGCTCGCCCAGTCGCTCGACGTGCCGCTGGTCGGCGTCAACCACATGGTCGCCCACCTAGAGATCGGCCGCCACCAGTCGGGCTTCGATTCGCCGGTCTGCCTGAACGCCAGCGGCGCGAACGCCCACGTCCTGGGCTTTCACAACGGTCGGTACCGCGTGCTCGGCGAGACGATGGACACCGGCGTCGGCAACGCCATCGACAAGTTCACTCGCCATCTCGGCTGGTCCCACCCCGGCGGACCGAAGGTCGAACAGCGCGCGGAAGGCGGCGAGTACATCGACCTGCCCTACGTCGTGAAGGGGATGGACTTCTCCTTTTCCGGGATCATGAGCGCAGCGAAGCAGGCAGTCGACGACGACGTGCCGGTCGAGGACGTCTGTTTCTCGCTGCAGGAGAACGTGTTCGCGATGCTGACCGAGGTCGCGGAGCGCGCGCTCTCCCTGACCGGCAGCGACGAACTCGTGCTCGGCGGCGGCGTCGGGCAGAACGACCGCTTGCGGGCGATGCTCGCCGAGATGTGCGAGGCACGCGGCGCGAAGTTCTACGCCCCCGAGCCGCGATTCCTCCGGGACAACGCCGGGATGATCGCGACCCTCGGCGCGACGATGTACGAGGCCGGCGACACGATCGCCGTCGAGGACTCCCGGGTGCTGCCGGACTTCCGCCCGGACCAGGTGCCGGTGACGTGGCGCGCCGACGAGAGCGTCCGCCGCCGGCCGCCGGAGGGCCGCGAGCGACAGGGCGCGGAGGCCGTCGTCGAAGTCGGCTCCGCGCGGACGACCAAGCGCCGCGTCCCGAAGCCGTACCGCCACGGCGACCTCGATGACCGCCTCCGTCGGGACCGGACGGTGCTGGAGGCCCGGCTCACGAGCGCGGCGCGGCGACAGGGCGTCCCGACGCCGGTCGTCCGCGACGTGGACCTCCGGGAGGGGACGCTCGCCCTGGAGACGGTCGGCGACGCCGACCTCGGCGCGGCGCTCTCGGCGGCCCGCGTCCGCGACGTGGGCCGTCACCTCGCGGCGCTCCACGGCGCGGGGTTCGTCCACGGCGACCCGACGACCCGGAACGTCCGCGTCGCCGACGACCGAACGTACCTCATCGACTTCGGCCTGGGCTACTACACCGATGACGCCGAGGACTACGCAATGGACCTGCACGTGTTCGAGCAGAGCCTCGACGGCACCGCCGACGACCCCGGCCCGCTCCGCGAGGCGTTCGAGGCGGCGTACGCCGACCGCGGCGACGACGCCGTTCTCGACCGGCTGCGGGCGGTCGAGGGGCGCGGGCGGTACCAGTAG
- a CDS encoding DUF5808 domain-containing protein → MADKPKSGELLGVPYNFERPSVRRLLSSYWQPGEGMLVEKPFGIGYTLNLANWRSWIVLGLAGVLLWNEQGGDADDEDAEDDEPVEVVVD, encoded by the coding sequence ATGGCCGACAAACCGAAGTCAGGCGAACTCCTCGGCGTGCCGTACAACTTCGAGCGACCAAGCGTCCGCCGCCTGCTGTCCTCCTACTGGCAGCCCGGCGAGGGGATGCTGGTCGAGAAGCCCTTCGGCATCGGGTACACGCTCAACCTCGCCAACTGGCGCTCGTGGATCGTCCTCGGCCTCGCCGGCGTCCTCCTGTGGAACGAGCAGGGCGGCGACGCCGACGACGAGGACGCGGAGGACGACGAACCGGTCGAAGTCGTTGTGGACTAA